Part of the Leptolyngbya sp. BL0902 genome, TTGGGTTGCAGATCGTCCCATTCATCGGAGGGAATTTCAAACACCAATTCGTCATGGACTTGCAGGATCAGGTTGGCCTGGTAGTCCTTTAGCAGTTCGTGCAGGCGAATCATGGCCACTTTGATGATGTCGGCACTGCTGCCCTGAATGGGGGCGTTAGCGGCGGCCCGGAGCAGTCCGGCTTCGTAGCCGTTGGTGCGGAGCTGGTCGAGGTCGATGGTAGTGGGATCGGTGCCGTAGAGGGAACGCAGTTTACCATCGGTGAAATTAAAGTAGCGCCGCCGCCCAAAAATGGTTTGCACATAGCCCTTGGCGATGGCCTCCTGCTGCATTTGTTGCAGGTATTCAAACACCTGAGGATAGCGTTCGTAGTAGCGGTCGATGAAGGTTTTGGCCTCGGTGCGGCTGACTCCGGCCTCGCGGGCAAAGCGGGAAGCACCCATGCCGTAGATCACGCCAAAATTGATGATTTTGCCAAGGCGGCGTTCCTCAGGGGAAATGTCATCTTTTTCTAGCAACAATTTGGCGGTAAGGGCATGGACATCATCGTTGTTGTTGTAGGCTTCCACCAGCACGGGCTCGCCACTGAGGTGGGCGAGGATGCGTAGCTCAATTTGGGAATAATCTGCTGCTGCCAGTTGCCAGCCCTCAGTAGGGATAAACGCCGCCCGAATTTGCCGACTAAAGGCGGTGCGAATGGGAATATTTTGCAGATTTGGATTCGACGACGACAGCCGCCCTGTGGCCGTTACCGCCTGGTTAAAGTCGGTATGTACCCGCTGGGTATCGGGACGAATTAGGGCAGGCAAAGCGTCCACATAGGTTGATTTAAGCTTTGACAGGGTGCGGTGCTCCACGACTAAATCGACCACGGCATGGTCGCCCTGGAGTTTTTCCAGCGTTGCGGCATCGGTGGAGTAGCCGCCGGACTTGTTGCGGCGAGACTTTTTCTTGTCTAGCCCCAGCTTTTCAAAGAATAGCTCGCTGAGTTGTTTAGGAGAGGCGAGGTTAAAGGTTTCTCCTGCGGCTTCATAGGCATCTTTCTCGATCTGTGCTAGATCGGTTTCCAGGGTTTTAGAAAATTTTGACAAATAGTTGGCATCGACCCGCACGCCGATGGTTTCCATTTCGGCCAGGACGGGCTCTAGGGGGAGTTCAATGCCTGAAAATAGGCCGTAAAGCTGGGGATTTTCTGCGAGTTCTGCCCGCAGTTTAGGCACGAGCAAATAGGTCGTGTGGACATCGGCTCCGCAATACTCTGCCACGGCAGAAATTGCAATATCCGCAATTGTTTTACCCTTCGGCACTAGGTCGGTAAAGCTTTGGGCCACAAGGTTGAGATAGCGCAGGCTAAGGTCGGTTAAATTATGGCTCGATTCTGGATTGAGCACATAGCTGGCCAGCATCGTATCAAACTCAACTCCTGCCAGTTGGATGCCCTGATTTCTTAGCACTAAACGGTCATACTTCGCATTTTGCAGTGCTTTAGGAAACTCCGCACTTTCCAATATTGGACGCAGCGCCTCTAAGACCGTTTCTAGCGGTAGCTGATCGCCTTCAGAATGCCCCACGGGAATGTAGGCCATGGCATCCCGTTCGCGGCCCCAACAGCAGCCGATGCCGACCAACTGGGCATCTCTGGGTTCTAATGAGGTTGTTTCAGTGTCCCAGGCAACTGGGTGCTCAGGATTTTTTTGGGCCGAAAGAATATCTAGCAGGTCGTAAAGCTGGGCTTCGGTGGTGATAATTTGAGGCCGAATGGCTACCGCCTGCACGGTCTGGGCCTCGTCCGTTTCTTCGGCAGAAAAGAACGCCACATCTGCCCCCAGCGCATCCCCTGACGTCCGACGTCCGACGTCCGACTCCCGACTTTCAACTCCCGCTTCTCCTCCAAAAGCCACCTGTAACTTACCCAGGCGGTTAATGAAGTTCTGAAACTCCAGCTTTTTTAACGCCGGAACCACGACATCAGGGTCGAAGCCGTCGAGTTTGCAGGTGGCTAAATCGGCCCCCAAATCCACGGTGGTGACAATGGTGGCCATAAACCGCGAGTGGTAGGCAGAATCCTTGCCCTCCATGAGCTTTTTCTGGGTTGCGCCCTTGATGGTGTCGATATTGGCGTAAATCGTATCTAAATCGCCAAATTCTGCCAGCAGCTTCGCCGCTGTTTTAGCCCCAATGCCTTTCACGCCAGGGATGTTGTCCGATGAGTCGCCGCACAGCGCTTTGTAATCCACCACCTGGGAGGGCAAAATATCCAGCTTTGCCTTCACCTCGTTGGTTTTGAACTCCTGGGCCAGTCCGTTTTTTGCCCCCTTGGCAAAGGCGTTGCCCAGGTGCAGCACGGTAATTTGCTCCTCTGGGTCGATGAGCTGAAATAGATCCTGGTCGCCACTGAGAATCTTCACTCGCAGGCCCGCCGCCTTACCCTGATGGGCCAGGGTGCCAATCACATCGTCG contains:
- the polA gene encoding DNA polymerase I, whose translation is MAAPDSPAETPTLLLIDGHSLAFRAFYAFAKSAEGGLRTSTGVPTSVCYGFLKSLLDMMEVEKPQYAAVAFDLAQPTFRHQADEGYKDGRPETPEGFIEDVNNLQELLRDFGLNIYTAPGFEADDVIGTLAHQGKAAGLRVKILSGDQDLFQLIDPEEQITVLHLGNAFAKGAKNGLAQEFKTNEVKAKLDILPSQVVDYKALCGDSSDNIPGVKGIGAKTAAKLLAEFGDLDTIYANIDTIKGATQKKLMEGKDSAYHSRFMATIVTTVDLGADLATCKLDGFDPDVVVPALKKLEFQNFINRLGKLQVAFGGEAGVESRESDVGRRTSGDALGADVAFFSAEETDEAQTVQAVAIRPQIITTEAQLYDLLDILSAQKNPEHPVAWDTETTSLEPRDAQLVGIGCCWGRERDAMAYIPVGHSEGDQLPLETVLEALRPILESAEFPKALQNAKYDRLVLRNQGIQLAGVEFDTMLASYVLNPESSHNLTDLSLRYLNLVAQSFTDLVPKGKTIADIAISAVAEYCGADVHTTYLLVPKLRAELAENPQLYGLFSGIELPLEPVLAEMETIGVRVDANYLSKFSKTLETDLAQIEKDAYEAAGETFNLASPKQLSELFFEKLGLDKKKSRRNKSGGYSTDAATLEKLQGDHAVVDLVVEHRTLSKLKSTYVDALPALIRPDTQRVHTDFNQAVTATGRLSSSNPNLQNIPIRTAFSRQIRAAFIPTEGWQLAAADYSQIELRILAHLSGEPVLVEAYNNNDDVHALTAKLLLEKDDISPEERRLGKIINFGVIYGMGASRFAREAGVSRTEAKTFIDRYYERYPQVFEYLQQMQQEAIAKGYVQTIFGRRRYFNFTDGKLRSLYGTDPTTIDLDQLRTNGYEAGLLRAAANAPIQGSSADIIKVAMIRLHELLKDYQANLILQVHDELVFEIPSDEWDDLQPKIIAAMESAVSLKVPLKVEAHAGPNWMAAK